In Melanotaenia boesemani isolate fMelBoe1 chromosome 18, fMelBoe1.pri, whole genome shotgun sequence, the following proteins share a genomic window:
- the LOC121629226 gene encoding uncharacterized protein LOC121629226: protein MESKSELSCSSPAGVHGPSTDTSGEKKTELSGEIDDLIKAGSESPTSAGASQKPDATSLVDDLMRQETPKYLPWGMFSNKDYIKKQVMQEREVTARSSASAEHLMGSFILPSHPFILHKYIGLHGDAEGRRISQSFLYDRQEWLLGRLHENILSVEKQLKKLEVLLLHVATDHDEKHQELKEEEETAGSSARAEHLMVSLGKDYDGDQQNIKPGIVERPRNTRSDLECLRTQLKGIASLLRLVAENYDEKQKLEEREKTAGSSSRAEYLMGSVDKDYDERHSSILHTYERHHGDAKGWSPWRSPQSILYERQERLQRRLHESILSVEKQQKKLEVLLPRVAKDHDEKHQELKEEETAGSSVRPELLMGSLGKDYDGEQAIKPGIVERPRNTRSDLERLRTQLKGIASMLHRVAEVYYEKPKLEEREKTAGSSVRPELLMGSLGNDYDGEQLTVKPGSVEITRNAATLDPLKTHLKKLELLLPRVTKVYEKLQELKERKETARSSASAEHLMGSLGKHKLKRRHKTAKVLMCPTEESHYVKEQKLEEDRSTEMLSGVQNLKAVGGNRLGSGSCGGETLNHGGSELLVQSESTSDDSCKILEKTAGFPALFSPLVHQGFVQYFPEKDQVQMFTPFITDDFEDETYRFQGSSPGLFQCTVTGLVFHMEGEGEVCYRIVTWNRRLLSQHHKKPAGPLFDIKCLQQSVCQLHLPHCEILSTGGGRFLSVAHIKDEGIEFIKPHDITETHVIINITGFSGFGNVKDEDSPPDPVQALVLLFYKPPDDKYPDRSSLSMLLVPRNIVIRDVRRTRHKLNGPERYIDESPHCKLKPKQVYTLSTSHKRRVKVQPAEAEFDEEIHNSFFTSFKVILKSSFEEINLSLTDKSSSSCVWEREVCLSPSTAGTTDLTSCQKLLNIRSTFIEGVSGPVLQTLLDKLLETKVMADSEVEEIKEMPHRRHKARRVLDSVRRKGEAASSKMVEFLCEVDPFFSEHLGLTLREMEQ from the coding sequence aTGGAGTCTAAATCAGAATTAAGCTGCTCCTCACCTGCAGGAGTTCATGGACCATCGACTGACACTTCAGGGGAGAAGAAGACAGAGCTCTCTGGGGAAATAGATGATCTAATAAAAGCAGGCTCAGAAAGTCCAACTTCTGCTGGAGCTTCACAGAAACCAGATGCTACGAGTTTAGTGGATGACTTAATGAGACAAGAAACACCTAAATATCTACCATGGGGTATGTTTTCAAATAAAGATTATATCAAAAAGCAAGTAATGCAAGAAAGAGAAGTTACAGCAAGAAGTTCAGCCAGTGCAGAACATCTGATGGGTTCTTTCATCCTTCCATCCCATCCGTTCATCCTTCATAAATATATAGGCCTTCATGGCGATGCAGAAGGCAGGAGAATTTCCCAGTCCTTCCTATATGATAGACAAGAATGGCTACTAGGAAGATTACATGAAAACATTCTAAGTgttgaaaaacaactaaagaagTTAGAAGTTCTGTTGCTTCATGTAGCTACAGATCATGATGAAAAACATCAAGagctaaaagaagaagaagagacgGCAGGAAGTTCAGCAAGAGCAGAACATCTGATGGTTTCTCTGGGTAAAGATTACGATGGAGaccaacaaaacataaaacctggAATTGTAGAGAGACCCAGAAATACAAGATCAGACCTGGAATGTCTTAGAACACAACTAAAGGGAATAGCATCTCTGTTGCGTCTTGTAGCTGAAAattatgatgaaaaacaaaagctagaagaaagagaaaagacagcAGGAAGTTCATCGAGAGCAGAATATCTGATGGGTTCTGTGGATAAAGATTACGATGAAAGACACTCATCCATCCTTCATACATATGAACGCCATCATGGTGATGCAAAAGGCTGGAGCCCCTGGAGAAGTCCCCAGTCCATCCTATATGAAAGACAAGAAAGGCTACAAAGAAGATTACATGAAAGCATTCTAAGtgttgaaaaacaacaaaagaaattagAAGTTCTGTTGCCTCGTGTAGCTAAAGATCATGATGAAAAACACCAAGAGCTAAAAGAAGAAGAGACGGCAGGAAGTTCAGTGAGACCAGAACTTCTGATGGGTTCTCTGGGTAAAGATTACGATGGAGAACAAGCCATAAAACCTGGAATTGTAGAGAGACCTAGAAATACAAGATCAGACCTGGAACGTCTTAGAACACAACTAAAGGGAATAGCATCTATGTTGCATCGTGTAGCTGAAGTTTATTATGAAAAACCAAAGctagaagaaagagaaaagacagcAGGAAGTTCAGTGAGACCAGAACTTCTGATGGGTTCTCTGGGTAACGATTACGATGGAGAACAACTAACTGTAAAACCTGGATCTGTGGAGATCACTAGAAACGCAGCAACATTAGACCCTCTTAAAACACACCTAAAGAAATTAGAACTCCTGTTGCCTCGTGTAACTAAAGTTTATGAAAAACTTCAagaactgaaagaaagaaaagagacgGCAAGAAGTTCAGCCAGTGCAGAACATCTGATGGGTTCTCTGGGTAAACATAAGCTGAAGAGAAGACACAAGACAGCAAAAGTACTCATGTGTCCTACAGAAGAATCTCACTATGTGAAAGAACAAAAGCTGGAGGAAGACAGAAGCACAGAAATGCTGTCAGGTGTTCAAAATCTGAAAGCAGTAGGAGGTAACAGGTTAGGATCAGGAAGCTGTGGAGGAGAAACCCTGAACCACGGTGGAAGTGAACTGTTGGTGCAGTCAGAGTCCACTTCTGATGATTCATGTAAAATCCTGGAGAAAACAGCTGGATTTCCAGCCTTATTTTCACCTCTGGTTCACCAGGGGTTTGTTCAGTATTTCCCTGAGAAAGATCAAGTCCAGATGTTTACTCCTTTTATCACTGATGATTTTGAGGATGAGACCTACAGGTTCCAGGGCTCCAGTCCAGGCCTGTTCCAGTGCACAGTGACCGGCCTGGTGTTCCACATGGAGGGAGAAGGGGAGGTTTGTTACAGGATTGTTACCTGGAACAGGAGGCTACTCAGCCAACACCAtaagaaacctgcaggaccgctGTTTGACATCAAATGTCTGCAGCAGTCTGTGTGTCAGCTTCATCTCCCACACTGTGAGATCCTCTCCACGGGTGGAGGGCGCTTCTTGTCAGTCGCTCATATCAAGGATGAGGGCATCGAGTTTATCAAGCCTCATGATATAACAGAAACTCATGTGATCATAAACATCACTGGGTTTTCTGGTTTTGGTAACGTCAAGGATGAAGACTCTCCCCCAGACCCGGTTCAAGCCTTGGTTCTGCTCTTCTACAAGCCCCCAGATGATAAATATCCTGACAGGTCTTCACTCAGTATGTTGTTGGTACCGAGGAACATAGTAATCCGGGATGTTCGGCGCACCAGGCATAAATTAAATGGACCTGAGAGGTACATAGACGAGTCCCCACATTGTAAACTGAAGCCCAAGCAGGTTTACACTCTGTCCACCTCTCATAAACGTCGGGTTAAAGTTCAGCCAGCAGAGGCAGAATTTGATGAGGAGATCCACAACAGCTTCTTCACATCATTTAAGgtgattttaaaaagcagcttcgAAGAAATCAACCTGAGTCTGACGGACAAGAGCAGCTCCTCCTGTGTTTGGGAGAGAGAAGTTTGTCTTTCACCGTCTACAGCAGGAACCACGGATCTCACTTCATGCCAGAAGCTGTTAAACATACGGAGCACCTTTATCGAAGGTGTATCAGGACCTGTTCTCCAGACTCTGCTGGACAAACTACTGGAAACAAAGGTGATGGCTGATTCTGAGGTGGAGGAAATTAAAGAGATGCCACACAGAAGACACAAAGCTCGACGTGTCCTCGACAGCGTGAGGAGGAAAGGTGAAGCTGCCAGTTCAAAGATGGTTGAGTTCCTCTGTGAGGTCGACCCCTTCTTCAGTGAACATCTGGGGTTAACGCTAAGAGAAATGGAGCAATGA